In Plectropomus leopardus isolate mb chromosome 20, YSFRI_Pleo_2.0, whole genome shotgun sequence, one DNA window encodes the following:
- the arhgef28a gene encoding rho guanine nucleotide exchange factor 28: TGISKEVRVEEHALVDNVFEEQLVLSLDDDDDEEECPSSISVNGHPMQSSGVQSQFTQHATDPLLSVINSSVQTITQRTQEEDTDIKYSVSGVTRDSTGTDSGLWDTVDSEDLLLATDTPPPYSEDFYPPSLPCFPALSPPDQALARLNRPASSELTRQRESPPMDTCDLSPSLVALEMDSEEDSTEPKSPFSPLSSDEKSEKSEDKRESFRPSPDLTCTRSQSASSACEPTTKELGDQGIRLRSYSYSSPKISLRPARFARDNHTSEISPDAVLHSVSHSRSLLQALSLSKSLSLLHPGKQRASSISEQSHEKREIKFRKRAQSADDEGSMELAESLQHLTLSEFLKEIEEEELDKYNIPTKVESEKYKVIRTFSFLKSRMSSTRNKTKGKGKDREAKDRQMNGHRFNTGACLGPNVCVVCEKPASGKDLLHCSGCTTIVHKSCKESVPPCLKKLQDKYAVTMVKNRTASLPQNFTVRDSPPQCVIPISTSLPIMKDTATQSCPVSGILPNSDSRLSESPETESDSWKVTSRSEELLPTPDQKPPVIALQKLIVREVANEERGMFLISASAAGPEMYEVHTSSKEERNTWMRLIREAVESCPEEEEEYTSESEEEKRAAEARIQKIHKLQESLMSQDQRICSSLEEKLQVYAELSALSGRTDASLVEPRLLVSAHTEELPQAAVLLTAALREVENLKATLSSKTCSPSSHSPDSDTDSVFPVSPAAPVEPPSDSEASPENPEAGEESSTESLVLQSPTLLQKTDTNDIDFKVAQSVQSLTQLLYSLQAAVTIQDTCYKVQRLFLQETGRPSPRAQRPHLSSIRGNTLQEQEKQRNLEKRKEEVAEAQRLQERLRQEKERWERECQARESQQGEQESRLEERERQCHLETERLRREREELDEQLEEYQQSLERLREGQRSVERERERLENQQKLLQTWRHSRQRSLPAVIPHMVIPLDGQQDSTQSQSREHAGNGSVFVNEAALTSTSINNRHVHHKRNDPSAHNCLNTLLARSNSRQPPMAKTPHSPHSDSQGWMMGTGYLYSPAGRLELQHTASDLNSHNYIGETWSSTASGPDPYPVLPHPGDPQLDLSALVSLETDSGGEEGSEETIVYL; the protein is encoded by the exons acaggcATTAGCAAGGAGGTGCGAGTGGAAGAGCATGCGCTGGTGGATAAT GTTTTTGAAGAACAGCTTGTTCTTTCTTTggatgatgacgacgatgaaGAGGAATGCCCATCTTCAATATCTG TAAATGGGCATCCCATGCAGTCCAGTGGAGTGCAGAGCCAGTTCACCCAGCATGCTACAGACCCTCTGCTCTCCGTGATCAACAGCAGCGTTCAGACCATCACACAGCGGACACAG gaAGAAGATACTGACATCAAGTATAGCGTCAGTGGAGTGACCCGGGACAGCACAGGGACAGACAGCGGTTTATGGGACACGGTGGACTCAGAAGATCTCCTGCTAGCCACTGACACTCCTCCACCATATTCAGAGGATTTCTACCCTCCCTCTCTACCCTGCTTTCCCGCACTCTCACCCCCTGACCAGGCTCTCGCCAGGCTAAACCGTCCCGCCTCCTCCGAGCTGACCCGTCAGAGAGAAAGTCCGCCCATGGACACCTGCGACCTCAG TCCCAGTCTAGTGGCTCTGGAGATGGACAGCGAAGAGGACAGCACAGAGCCAAAGTCTCCATTCTCCCCGCTCTCGTCAGATGAGAAAAGTGAGAAAAGTGAAGACAAAAGGGAAAGCTTTCGTCCTTCCCCTGACCTCACGTGCACCCGCAGCCAGTCTGCCTCCTCAGCATGTGAACccacaacaaaa GAATTGGGGGACCAGGGGATTCGACTGCGTTCGTATTCTTACTCTTCCCCCAAAATCAGCTTGCGTCCTGCTCGTTTTGCCCGGGACAACCACACGTCAGAAATCAGCCCTG ATGCCGTGCTCCACAGTGTCAGCCACAGCCGATCTCTCCTTCAGGCCCTCTCTCTGTCTAAATCTCTGTCTCTTCTCCACCCTGGTA AGCAAAGAGCTTCCAGTATATCAGAGCAGTCACATGAAAAAAG GGAGATTAAGTTCCGTAAGCGAGCCCAGTCTGCGGATGATGAGGGCAGCATGGAGCTAGCAGAGTCCCTCCAACATCTCACCCTGTCTGAGTTCCTCAAAGA AATTGAAGAGGAGGAGTTGGATAAGTACAACATCCCGACAAAGGTGGAGTCAGAGAAGTACAAAGTCATCCGCACCTTCAGTTTTCTCAAGAGCAGGATGTCCAGTACACGCAACAAGACCAAG GGAAAGGGGAAGGATAGAGAGGCCAAGGATAGGCAGATGAATGGACATCGGTTCAACACAGGGGCATGTTTGGGCcccaatgtgtgtgtggtgtgtgagAAACCGGCATCTGGAAAGGACCTGCTGCATTGCTCTG gttgcACTACTATTGTCCATAAGAGCTGTAAGGAATCTGTGCCTCCATGTTTGAAG AAACTTCAGGATAAGTATGCTGTTACCATGGTAAAGAACAGGACAGCATCCCTCCCACAGA ATTTCACAGTGAGAGACagtcctcctcagtgtgtgatcCCCATCTCTACCTCTCTGCCCATCATGAAGGACACTGCAACCCAGTCGTGCcctgtttctgggattttaccAAACAGTGACAG TCGGCTCAGTGAGAGTCCAGAGACGGAGTCTGATTCCTGGAAAGTGACCAGCCGATCAGAGGAGCTCCTGCCAACTCCG GACCAGAAGCCTCCAGTCATCGCACTGCAGAAGTTAATAGTGCGAGAAGTAGCAAATGAAGAGAGAGGGATGTTTTTGATCAGCGCGTCTGCCGCGGGGCCAGAAATGTACGAGGTCCACACGTCATCCAAAGAGGAACGCAACACCTGGATGCGGCTCATTAGAGAAGCTGTGGAGAG ctgtccagaagaagaagaggaataCACAAGTGAATCTGAGGAGGAGAAACGCGCCGCTGAGGCTCGCATCCAAAAGATCCACAAGTTACAAG AGAGTCTGATGAGCCAGGACCAGCGGATCTGCTCCAGCctggaggagaagctgcaggttTACGCGGAGCTCTCTGCTCTGAGTGGGAGGACGGACGCCTCGTTGGTTGAACCGCGGCTGCTCGTCAGCGCGCACACGGAGGAGCTGCCCCAGGCCGCTGTATTGTTGACTGCAGCTCTGCGAGAGg TTGAGAACCTGAAAGCCACGCTGTCATCCAAGACCTGCTCTCCATCAAGTCACAGCCCAGACTCGGACACAGActctgtgtttcctgtcagCCCTGCTGCACCCGTTGAGCCCCCATCAGACTCAGAGGCCTCACCTGAAAACCCCGAGGCCGGTGAGGAGAGTTCAACAGAGTCCCTGGTTCTGCAGTCTCCGACTCTCTTGCAAAAAACAGACACGAATGACATTGACTTCAAG GTTGCTCAAAGCGTCCAAAGCCTGACTCAGTTACTCTACAGTCTGCAG GCCGCTGTGACCATCCAGGACACCTGCTACAAGGTCCAGAGGCTCTTCCTCCAAGAGACAGGCCGCCCTTCCCCTCGCGCCCAGCGACCGCACCTTTCGAGCATCCGGGGCAACACCTTGCAGGAGCAGGAGAAGCAGCGTAACTTGGAGAAGCGGAAGGAGGAGGTGGCAGAAGCTCAGCGGCTTCAGGAGCGACTGCGCCAAGAGAAAGAGCGCTGGGAGAGGGAGTGCCAGGCCAGGGAGAGCCAGCAGGGGGAGCAGGAGAGTCggctggaggagagggagaggcagtGCCACCTGGAGACGGAAAGGCTGCGGCGCGAgagggaagagctggatgagcAGCTGGAGGAGTACCAGCAGAGCCTGGAGCGGCTCAGGGAGGGCCAGAGGAGCGTGGAGAGGGAGCGGGAGCGTCTGGAGAACCAGCAAAAGCTGCTCCAGACCTGGAGACACAGCCGGCAGAGGAGCCTGCCCGCTGTGATTCCTCACATGGTCATCCCTCTAGATGGGCAGCAG gaCTCGACGCAGAGTCAGTCCAGAGAGCACGCCGGTAATGGCTCCGTGTTCGTAAATGAGGCTGCGCTCACCAGCACCAGCATCAACAACCGTCACGTCCAccacaaaagaaatgaccccagcGCGCACAATTGTCTCAACACCCTGCTGGCAAGATCCAACAGCAGACAGCCCCCCATGGCTAAGACTCCCCACAGTCCACACTCGGACTCCCAGGGGTGGATGATGGGGACGGGGTACCTGTACAGCCCTGCAGGACGGCTGGAGCTGCAGCACACGGCCAGTG ATCTTAACAGTCATAACTACATCGGAGAGACATGGTCGTCAACAGCAAGCGGACCTGACCCGTATCCAGTTCTCCCGCATCCCGGTGACCCTCAGTTGGACCTCAGTGCACTGGTTTCCTTAGAGACTGACAGCGGTGGGGAGGAAGGCAGTGAGGAAACCATTGTGTACCTTTGA